Within the Catalinimonas niigatensis genome, the region GTCATTTTGGCATTTCGTCTCATAGTAGTTTTTTCTTCATTTGTTAATTGCAACCACCCTTCCAATAATGCCTGTGTCCCTTTCAAATTATCGTCTGCTACCAAACCACTACCTTCTGTTTTAATCTCTCTCCAGATATTTACCTGATTAGAAATTAAGACTGGCTTACTACAGGCAAGAGCTTCAACGACTGCTATACCAAAATTTTCCTGATGACTAGGTAGGATAAAAGCCTCACACCCGTAAAAAGCGCCCCATTTGGCATCGCCACTAAGCATACCAGAAAAATAAACATTTTCTCGCAATATTGAGTCTTCAGTCACTAATTGTTGGATTTTTTTTCCATAAGTTGTTTCCATACCCGGACCTGCAACTATCAGATGTGGAAGAACTTCTGCCTCATTCCCGATTACACTCTCTCTTACCCTTAGTTTGGCATAGGCCTGTAATAATATTTCTATTCCTTTTTTCTCATGAATACGGCTTAGAAATAAAAAATAAGGCTGCCCCATAAGGTTAGGGCATTTCTCTCTAAATTTTTCATTCATAGTAATAGTAAAAGGTGGAGGAGAGGAAATTCCATAGCCGACATTGAATTCTTTATTTGGTGAATAAGGGCGAAAAGGCTGACGTGCGAGCGTCAATTCTCCTTCACAGGTAAATAGCAAACCATTTGCCTCATTGACTACTTTACCCTCAATTAACTTCCAGTACAGCCAGTTCCTGATAGCCTTCAATTTTCTACCAGGCGCCTTCTGAAAATAAGGATCTAGCATCCCATGGGGCATGATAAAAACTTTAGGAAATTTACTTCCTCGTTGTTTTGCAGAATGATGAAAAAGACGCCGGATAGTTTTTCTTACAGCATAACTATGATATTGCCAGAGCCCATGAACAACTATTACATCAAAGCGAGTCATATTTTGAGCTAGCCATGGAATAAGTTTCTTACTATAACTCCATAAATTTTTACCTGACCCAACCGCATGTATAACAAATGGGTCATCTCCGAGAAAATCAGCATCAGAGTCATCAAGACTAACAACCTCTGTTTGTATGCCAAGTTTATTGAGCGCTGGAATTGAGTTTCGGATACCCTGGCAAGGCCCTCCGCTTGAAGGGTTCATGCTGGCGATTACTCTTAATATTTTCAACTTAATAAATAATATTTAATGTTACTTTACTTCATCAGCTTAATCAAAGATTAAATTTTATGCACTCTTTTCGTTTAGCTAACCAATGACCTAAAACGCACCATTTCCATATCCGGGTCCAATGCAAATTACCTTTATGAAAACTTTCAATCTGTTGCATAGGCTCCGACATAGAAAGTAAATCAGCTGCCGCCAATACGCCTTCGTTTGAAAACTCTGCTAAAGGGCCACGTATCCATTCATCCATTGGCAAAGTAAATCCTTGTTTGGGCCGATCATATACCTCACGCGGAAGGTCGGGTTGAAAGGCAGCTATCAACAAAGGCTTAATCCCTGATCCTTTCTTGTATTTCTGGGAAAGTCCTAAAACTTCCTCTACTAAATGATGATCTAAGAAAGGGACGCGAATTTCAAGGCCCACTGCCATGCTCATCTGGTCACTATCGCGAAGGAGCATTGGAATCATATAAGCATGAATTTCTGTCCAGGATATCATCCCCATCATGTCTAAATTAGAAGGAGGAGAAGGAATAACCGGAGTTCCAACCTCCAGACCCATTGCCCTAAGCCTATCAATAGAAGTGAAACGACGGCGGGCACTTGTCAAATTAATAGAAGTAAAATCGGTGAGGCCTCCCAGCTTCTCTTTTATATTTTTTGGGACTAAGGTTACTAACTTCCGACTGACGGTAGAAGGTAGAACATTCAACAAATGAAGCCAAGGGATATTTTGAAAGCTCGGATAGCCTCCAAATAATTCGTCTCCACCAAGACCAGACAAAGCAACTTTCAGTCCAGTATCCCTTACGGCTCTGGATACAATATATGTGTTAATTGCATCAACCGAAGGTAAATCAAGGTTTAAGACAGCTTCTTTTACCCAGTCGAGACATGTATCCGAACTGACTTCTAGTTCAGTATGCTCTGAACCTGCTTTTATGGCCACTTTTCTTGCAATTGCTCGTTCATCGAAAGTTTTCTGAGGAAAACCAATGGTAAAGGTCTGTAGCCTTCGTCCCAGTACTTTTCCTGCCATCAAAGTTACAATACTTGAGTCAATGCCACCGCTCAAAAAAGCACCCACTCCCACATCGGATATAAGATGTTCTTCAATCGCTCTCGTTACAAGTTGCTTTACTTTTTGCGTACATTCAAGTCGGTTTTTTGGCTTTGGTATAGTAAAACTACTATTTGGCCACCAATTTCCCTTTGTTATTCCTTCACTTTCATTTATTTTAACCCAACTTCCAGGAGGAAGAGCTTCGACACCTTCAAAGATAGCTCCTATTCCCGGCATTCTACCAAAGCCAATATATTCACTAAGGGCTTGTTCGGTAAGCTTTGATTCTCCGGGTTTTAACAAAGCTCTGATTTCAGAAGAAAATATAAAACGTTTCCCATGATATCGATACCATAAAGGTTTGATACCTAAGCGATCTCTTACCAATAATATAGAATTATCCTTGCTATCATATAGTGAAAAAGCAAACATACCTTTTAAAAGGTTAAGAGCATCCAACCCCCTGTCAGAAAGCAACTCTACTAATGTTTCTGTATCAGAATTTCCTTTCCAATTGATAGCGGGAAGTAAAGTCCTCAGTTCTAAGTGATTGTAGATTTCTCCATTAAAGCTGATTGTAAAGCGCTTGGAAACATCATTCATTGGCTGTTTTCCTGCTTCAGTAGGTTCAAGAATAGCTAACCTAGTATGTCCAAGGTAGACATTACCACTGAGACTTGTCCATTCACCTTTATCGTCTGGTCCTCGGTGATGGAGTAAATCAAGTTGAGGGGAAGAATGTTTTAGTCCATCAAAGGATATTTGTCCGATAATACCACACATAATAAAATTCCATTAAACCAATTCACTGTAATATTAATAGCTAGCCTTCTAAATAAAGGATCTTCTTATATATACATTCAATTCTATCTAAAGTAATTTCAGGATCAAATCTTCTAGCATTTACAAATGCGGCTTCTATCTGATCTTTCAGTTCACATGCAGGCAAGACAATTACTTCATTCAAAACTTTAGCGCCGTCAATAGCCCAGGTTCCAGCAGAAGAATCGTCAGGAGGCATCCGAGGAATGTAGAAAGCAGCATCACCACCCACTTCAGTCATTGGAGCCTCGTTTGTAGTAATGACAGGACATCCGGAAGCCATTGCTTCTGCAATGGGCCATCCAAAGCCTTCAGCAAGTGAAGGGAAAATAAAGACACAAGCTCCAGAATAAGCAAAGCAGACCATTTCATCATTTATATTGCTAAGCCAGTAGATATCATTTTTAAAAGGTGATTGTAAATATAATTTCATCAATTCTTTAGAAGGATGATGACCAACCATTAAAAGAGGCAGTACCAACACATTATGTTTACGCCATGCATTGTAAATAGCTATAACTCCTGCACGATTTTTATACCAGTCATTTCCACCTACATGGAGAATGTACCCA harbors:
- a CDS encoding glycosyltransferase, translating into MPRFARMLVDGMAKRGHQLEVWSPRSRAFDIPAPNLLKKWLGYIDQYILFPKEVRKRLKSCSGNTLFVFTDQALGPWIPLVADRPHVIHCHDFLAQRSALGEIAENHTKWTGRQYQAFIRRGYSHGRYFVSVSEKTRRDLHRLLSALPIFSEVVYNGLNSKFVPHDPVESRIQLSRKTGIDLSSGYILHVGGNDWYKNRAGVIAIYNAWRKHNVLVLPLLMVGHHPSKELMKLYLQSPFKNDIYWLSNINDEMVCFAYSGACVFIFPSLAEGFGWPIAEAMASGCPVITTNEAPMTEVGGDAAFYIPRMPPDDSSAGTWAIDGAKVLNEVIVLPACELKDQIEAAFVNARRFDPEITLDRIECIYKKILYLEG
- the asnB gene encoding asparagine synthase (glutamine-hydrolyzing), giving the protein MCGIIGQISFDGLKHSSPQLDLLHHRGPDDKGEWTSLSGNVYLGHTRLAILEPTEAGKQPMNDVSKRFTISFNGEIYNHLELRTLLPAINWKGNSDTETLVELLSDRGLDALNLLKGMFAFSLYDSKDNSILLVRDRLGIKPLWYRYHGKRFIFSSEIRALLKPGESKLTEQALSEYIGFGRMPGIGAIFEGVEALPPGSWVKINESEGITKGNWWPNSSFTIPKPKNRLECTQKVKQLVTRAIEEHLISDVGVGAFLSGGIDSSIVTLMAGKVLGRRLQTFTIGFPQKTFDERAIARKVAIKAGSEHTELEVSSDTCLDWVKEAVLNLDLPSVDAINTYIVSRAVRDTGLKVALSGLGGDELFGGYPSFQNIPWLHLLNVLPSTVSRKLVTLVPKNIKEKLGGLTDFTSINLTSARRRFTSIDRLRAMGLEVGTPVIPSPPSNLDMMGMISWTEIHAYMIPMLLRDSDQMSMAVGLEIRVPFLDHHLVEEVLGLSQKYKKGSGIKPLLIAAFQPDLPREVYDRPKQGFTLPMDEWIRGPLAEFSNEGVLAAADLLSMSEPMQQIESFHKGNLHWTRIWKWCVLGHWLAKRKECIKFNL
- a CDS encoding glycosyltransferase; the encoded protein is MKILRVIASMNPSSGGPCQGIRNSIPALNKLGIQTEVVSLDDSDADFLGDDPFVIHAVGSGKNLWSYSKKLIPWLAQNMTRFDVIVVHGLWQYHSYAVRKTIRRLFHHSAKQRGSKFPKVFIMPHGMLDPYFQKAPGRKLKAIRNWLYWKLIEGKVVNEANGLLFTCEGELTLARQPFRPYSPNKEFNVGYGISSPPPFTITMNEKFREKCPNLMGQPYFLFLSRIHEKKGIEILLQAYAKLRVRESVIGNEAEVLPHLIVAGPGMETTYGKKIQQLVTEDSILRENVYFSGMLSGDAKWGAFYGCEAFILPSHQENFGIAVVEALACSKPVLISNQVNIWREIKTEGSGLVADDNLKGTQALLEGWLQLTNEEKTTMRRNAKMTYKKNFAIEPAAQRLLNAISTE